From the genome of Pelosinus fermentans DSM 17108:
ACTGTGAACAAAATAGACATAAGATTCTTGAGGTATATTCTCAAACAATGGACTCTTAGCAGCAAAAGATAGGCTATTCCACCCCATATGGGGAATTTTTAAAGCAGGAGCCTGTATTTTACGTACCATACCAGGAAAAAGTCCCAGCCCTTTCGTTTCCGGGTCTTCTTCACTGCCTTCAAACAAAACCTGCAAACCCAGACAAATGGAAAGAAACGGTGTTCCTTTCGCAACTACCTCATGGATGGCATCAATCATGTGATAGGCGTTAAGATTCTCCATACAATCACCAAAGGCACCGACGCCTGGCAGTACTACTTTATCAGCTGCTGCGACGATCTTAGGCTCGCTGGTAACTACAACTTCTG
Proteins encoded in this window:
- the hisH gene encoding imidazole glycerol phosphate synthase subunit HisH — translated: MIAIIDYGMGNLYSVEKAFVKLGAEVVVTSEPKIVAAADKVVLPGVGAFGDCMENLNAYHMIDAIHEVVAKGTPFLSICLGLQVLFEGSEEDPETKGLGLFPGMVRKIQAPALKIPHMGWNSLSFAAKSPLFENIPQESYVYFVHSFHAVPEDTSLITAVADYGGAVTAAVGRGNIQAVQFHPEKSGSIGLAMLANFKELKS